TGCGTGCCGCCCGTATTCTGTTGCTCATGTTTGCGTGCCTGCTTCGCGCATCGTTTGTGTTCGCGGCCGAACCGCAGTTCGCGGCAGTCTTGCCGGGCAAGTCGATTGAACTGCCGCGCGATACGGGCGCGCATCCCGCGTTTCGCACCGAATGGTGGTATGCGACGGGCTGGCTGGAGACGCCCGATCATCAGCCGCTCGGCTTCCAGATCACCTTCTTCCGCTCGGCGACGGGCCATCCGGCCAGCGATCCAAGCGCGTTCGCGCCGACGCAGTTGATCATCGCGCACGCCGCGCTCAGCGATCCGAAGCTAGGCCGGCTCGTGCACGACCAGAAGATCGCGCGGCAAGGCTTCGGCCTCGCTTACGCGAAGCCCGACAACACCGACGTTCGGCTCGATACCTGGCGCATGGTCCGCGCGCCGGACGGCCACTACGACGTGAGCGCCGACGCTGCCGGCCTCGCGCTGCATCTGACGTTCACGCCGACGCAGGCGCCGCTGCTTCAGGGCGACAACGGCTACTCGCGCAAAGGACCACTGCCGGAACAGGCGAGCTACTACTACAGCGAGCCCCAACTGCGCGTTACGGGTAGCGTCACACGCCCATCCGCCGATGGCGCGAGCCACGCGCCGACGCCAACGCCCGTCACGGGCAGCGCGTGGCTCGATCACGAATGGTCGAGCACATTGCTCGCATCCGATGCAGTCGGCTGGGACTGGCTCGGCGCGAACCTGACTGACGGCGCCGCGCTGATGGCCTTCAAGGTACGCGCCGCCGATGGGCGCGCGGTCTGGGCGCACGCCGCGCTGCGCACGGCCGACGGACACGTCACGCAATACGGCCCCGGCGACGTCGACTTTTCGCCGACCCGCCAATGGCGTTCGCCGCGCACGAACACGCAATACCCGGTGGCGACCGTCGTCCGCACGGGCGATATCCGCTGGCAACTGACGCCCTTGCTCGACGATCAGGAACTCGATTCGAGCGAATCGACGGGCGCGCTCTATTGGGAAGGCGCGGTCACCATCCGCCGTGATGGGCAGCCTGCGGGGCACGGCTACCTCGAACTCACCGGCTATGGAAAAAAGCTGAAGCTCGAACGGCGCTGATGCCCGTCCAGCGGGCATCTAGGGGTAAACCCTGAAATTTGGAAAAGTCACTTCCACTGGATGGTCTTAATCTTAAACGGCTACTTACCTACACTTGCTTCAACTGATTGCGAACAGGGCTGTTCGCAAAGTCGAAAACAAAGTTGGAGGTTCATCATGAAGTCGCTGATCAAGGCTGTTGCCATCGCTGCTGTGCTCGCTATCCCCGCTGTGTCGTTCGCTCAGTCGAACCAGCCTGTTACTCGCGCTCAGGTCCGCGCCGAACTGGTTCAGCTGGAAAAGGCCGGCTATCGCCCGGGCGCAGGCACGGAAGCGCACTACCCCGATGAGATCCAGGCCGCGCAAGCGCGTGTGGACGCGCAGAATGGCGCAGCGAGTGGTTACGGCGGTGTCGCGAACGCATCGCAGTCGGGCCGTCCTAGCGTGTCGGCTGCGGACTGGAATGCGATGTACAACCGTCCGTAAGTCGCTTTGATGCCCGCTTCAGTCTGACGTCTGTCTAGCGTCTACTTCGCGCCCGCCGTGCCTGTCGCGGGCGCGATTCGCCACACCGCGTTACCGACATCGTCGGCAACCAGCAGCGCGCCGCGCGCATCCAGCGTGACGCCGACGGGCCGCCCAACCGCGTGCCCATCCGGCGTCAGGAATCCCGTCAGAAAATCTTCCGGTCCGCCCGACGGCTTGCCATTCTCGAACGGCACGAAGATCACCTTGTAGCCCGCAAACGGCTTTCTGTTCCACGAGCCATGCTGGCCGACGAACGCGCCGCCACGATAACGGTCCGGGAACAGCTTGCCGTCATAGAACGCCAACCCGAGCGATGCCGTGTGATTGCCGAGCGCATAGTCCGGCGCGATGGCTCGCGCGACCATGTCCGGGTTCTGCGGCTTCACGCGCGAATCGACATGTTGTCCGTAGTAGCTGAACGGGAAGCCATAGAACGCGCCGTCCTTCACCGACGTCATGTAGTCGGGCACGAGGTTGTTGCCCAGTTCGTCGCGTTCGTTCACGGTCGTCCACAGCATGCCCGTTTGAGGTTGCCACGCCATGCCGTTTGGATTGCGCAGACCGGTTGCGTAAGGCCGCATCGTGCCGCTCGCGATATCGAGTTCGACAATGCGCGCGCGGTCCGCTTCCGCTTCGACGCCATTCTCCGCTGCATTGCTGTTCGAACCGATCGTGATGTAGAGCCGCTTGCCGTCGCGGCTCGCAAGGATATTTTTCGTCCAGTGATGGTTGATCGGGCCGGCGGGCAGATCGGCGACCTTCACGCCCTGCGATGCAATCTTCGTTTCGCCCGTGACGTAATCGAAGCGCAGCAGCGCGTCGGTATCGGCGACATAGAGCTGGTTGCCGATCAGCGCCATGCCGAACGGCGAATGCAGCTTGTCGATGAACACGCTTTGCGTTTCGGCGCTGCCGTCGCCGTCTGCGTCGCGCAGCAGCACGATCCGGTCGGGGCTCGGCACGCCCGCGCCTGCGCGCTTCTGAAACTGCTTCGTGATCCACCCGACCACGCCGCCGCCTTCGTCGTGCGGCTGCGGCGTGTTGGTCTCGGCGACCAGCACGTCGCCGTTCGGCAGCGTGTAGAGCCAGCGCGGATGCTGGAGATTCTCGGCGAACGGCGTCACCGCGAAACCGGGTGGCGCGGTGGGATGCGTGCCGGCGGCACGCGTTTCGACAGGCGCGATGTGGACTGTCGGCACGAGTGATTTCGTGGGCGCGGGCAATGTCGGCGAAGGGCCGAAACTCAATTCTTCCGGCGTCGTGGATGGCGCCGCGCAAGCGGCAAGCGGAACGACGACACTCGCGATCAGAAAGGGACGAACGCGCATGGAACCTCCAGCGTCAGTGCAACCGGGAGCGGCGCAATTGATGACTGCGCAGCAAATGTCTTGCCCGATGCTGACGATTTGTGGCTGGTGAGGTTTGGAGATGGTAGCTCGGACTTCTCCACAGATTTCGTGCACAAGGCTGTGGGTAACCTGGGCAAGACTAGCGCAAGTCATTGACGCCATTCAGGTTGCACACGCTGCATCCGCCTCGCGTCACTCGCGCACGCTTCTTCTACGCGTGGACACGCCGCGAGCTTGTCCACAGTTTCCGTGCACAAGCCTGTGAGTATCCTGCGCAAGACTCACGCAACTCATTGATGCGATTCAGATTGCACGCGATGCATCGGCTATCGCCCAATACACGGCCTCGAGGTTATCCACAGTTTTTGGTGACAACCCTGTGGACAACACCCGGACTCGCGCCTTATCCCACTGACGCATCACGGCTTTTCCTTGCGACGCGCTCACGCAGCACATCCCGCTACTGCCGCGCATGCACGCGCTCCCGAACACCTTCCAGCCGCTCCCGCACAAACCGCACATGCTCGCGCAGCACATAGAACCCATCGGCATAAGCAAGCGGCATCCGCAGCGTATTCAGCGACGCCTCGATGCCATCCA
The Paraburkholderia hospita DNA segment above includes these coding regions:
- a CDS encoding lipocalin-like domain-containing protein translates to MRAARILLLMFACLLRASFVFAAEPQFAAVLPGKSIELPRDTGAHPAFRTEWWYATGWLETPDHQPLGFQITFFRSATGHPASDPSAFAPTQLIIAHAALSDPKLGRLVHDQKIARQGFGLAYAKPDNTDVRLDTWRMVRAPDGHYDVSADAAGLALHLTFTPTQAPLLQGDNGYSRKGPLPEQASYYYSEPQLRVTGSVTRPSADGASHAPTPTPVTGSAWLDHEWSSTLLASDAVGWDWLGANLTDGAALMAFKVRAADGRAVWAHAALRTADGHVTQYGPGDVDFSPTRQWRSPRTNTQYPVATVVRTGDIRWQLTPLLDDQELDSSESTGALYWEGAVTIRRDGQPAGHGYLELTGYGKKLKLERR
- a CDS encoding PQQ-dependent sugar dehydrogenase, which gives rise to MRVRPFLIASVVVPLAACAAPSTTPEELSFGPSPTLPAPTKSLVPTVHIAPVETRAAGTHPTAPPGFAVTPFAENLQHPRWLYTLPNGDVLVAETNTPQPHDEGGGVVGWITKQFQKRAGAGVPSPDRIVLLRDADGDGSAETQSVFIDKLHSPFGMALIGNQLYVADTDALLRFDYVTGETKIASQGVKVADLPAGPINHHWTKNILASRDGKRLYITIGSNSNAAENGVEAEADRARIVELDIASGTMRPYATGLRNPNGMAWQPQTGMLWTTVNERDELGNNLVPDYMTSVKDGAFYGFPFSYYGQHVDSRVKPQNPDMVARAIAPDYALGNHTASLGLAFYDGKLFPDRYRGGAFVGQHGSWNRKPFAGYKVIFVPFENGKPSGGPEDFLTGFLTPDGHAVGRPVGVTLDARGALLVADDVGNAVWRIAPATGTAGAK
- a CDS encoding DUF4148 domain-containing protein — encoded protein: MKSLIKAVAIAAVLAIPAVSFAQSNQPVTRAQVRAELVQLEKAGYRPGAGTEAHYPDEIQAAQARVDAQNGAASGYGGVANASQSGRPSVSAADWNAMYNRP